AGCTCCACCCGGAGGCGCTCCGCGCTGCAGCCGAGCGGGCCGGCCATCCGCTGACGTTGCGGATGCAGCCCGGCTACGACCACAGCTACTTCTTCATCGCCACCTTCATCGAGGACCACCTCCGGCACCACGCCAAGGCGTTGGTGCGCTGAGCTCCCGACCTACGAGGCGGGATTCTCGTGCGAGCCCCGACGATCGATCGGCAGCTGCGGCAGCGCCTCGGTCGGTTGCGGGCGGCGGCGCGGCGATCAGTCGAGGACCTCGAGCAAGGTCTCCGCGGGCCGGCAGAGCCGGGCTCCCTTCGGCGTCACCACCACGGGCCGCTCCATCAGGATCGGGTGCTCCGCGATGAAGGCGATCAGCTCGGCGTCGCTCCACTTCGGATCATCAACGCCGAGCTCCGCGTAGAGCGACTCCTTCCGGCGGAGGAGCGCGCGAACCGGGATTCCCAGCGCTGCGATCAGCTCCGAGAGCTCCTCCCGGCTCGGTGGCGTCTTCAGGTACTCGATCACCGTCGGCTCGATGCCGCGCTCGCGCAGCAGGGCCAGCGTCTTGCGCGAGGTGCCGCAGTTCGGGTTGTGGAAGATCATCGTCATCCGCCGAGTATGGCCCGGATTCCCGCGATTCGATCGACGGATGCTGGCGGGATCTGGGCCGGATGAGGAGGGTCCCGTCGAGAACCTCTACGGGCTCTTCGTCGGCGGAGCGAGGGAGGAGAAGGCCGCCCAGATCGAGTCCGCGCCGCTGGACTGGACCCCGCCGTGGAACGAGGCGAGGACGCGGCCGGAGGGGTCGAGCGCGAGCACGAAGGGCAGGGGGCTCTCCTCCATCCCGAGCGCTTTGGCCATGGCGCCGTCGCGATCGAGGAGACTGTCGTGCCAGTAGCGCTCGGGGATCCGGTTGCGCGCCTTGCCTTGGGCCGTCTTCAACGAGACGAAGAAGGGCAGGTCGAAGGAGAGGATCGATAGCCGGCGCACGGACTCGGGCATCCGCCGGTCGGCGGTCTCGTACCACGCTTGCATCGCGTCGCCGCCGTGCCGGTCGGTGATCGCCACCACCAGCGTGCCGTGGCCCAGGAAGCTCGCGCTCTGCTGCTTCTGCCCCGTGACGTCGGCGGCCGTGAAGGACGGGAAGGTCTCCCCGGCCCGAGGAAGAGCGGCGGCGGTCCACGCCACCGCCCACGCCAAGGCCCCCAAAGAGAGCAAGGCCGCGACTCGTGTGCCGATCATGCGTGCGCGTCCTCTGCCTGGCGTCTCGCGGCGGGGAGAGCTTGGGGGTGATCCAGCGGTCTGACAAGGGGAGGGCGTTCTCGAGAGTCGACCGCGCCAACGGCGCCCGAAGGTCCTCGCCGCATCTGCGCGTGCGGCGTTGTCGGCCAGGGAGCGCGCGAGGCGGGTCCGCATCAGCCCGGCCGTGCTCAGCGTCTCGAGGACCAGGTGGCCGTGGGTCTGGGCCAGCCGGCTGGATGCACGGTGCACGAAATCTCGACGGACATCGCCGATGCGTTTGTGAAGCTTGGCAAGACACAGCCGCGCACGGTGGCGGTTGCGCGAACCCTTCTTCTTGCGGGTGACGGCTCTGCCGAACCGGCGCAGCTTGGGGAGCGATTGACGAAGCGGGCTAGGAGCGTCAATGCGCTCGAGCTCGCGTCCGGGCGCGTCCGCGAGAACGGCGAAGGTGCGCAGCCCGCGATCGATGCCGACCGGCTCCGCCACCGCGCTGGTTGGATGGCGTGCCGCCGGGTGGAACGAGGCCGCCTCGAGGCACCGTCGCCGCGTGCCTGGTTGCGGATCCGGAACGACTGCCGCGAATCGGAGCGTGTCTTGAACGTCGGAAAGCCCGCCGGCCTGCCCCTGGTCTTTCGACCCGAGGAGAAGGCCGCGAGCGCGCGTCCGAGGTCGACGGCTGCTTCTTCGAACACCTGCTGCAAGACCTCGCCGCGCCACGCGAGCCCCACGCTTCCGTCTTCGTGCACCCCGGCGCCGGCGTGCCGCCACAGCGCCTGCTCCTGCGCGGCGGTCGGCTGGAGGGTGAAGCAGAAGGAGGTGTGGCGGCTCATGCCTCCCACCCCGAAAGCAACACGAGGGACGAAGCCAGCGCCAGAAACGACCCGTACGACGCCGCGGTCTTGTCGTATCGGGTGGCGATCCGCCGGAAGACCTTCAGCCGCCCGAACAGCCTTTCGATGACGTTGCGAGCCCAGTACGTGGCGGCGTCGAGAGGGCGGGCCGCCTTCCGATTCGAGCGTGAAGGGCTCACCGCTGCCATCCCCTGCGCCTCGATTCGCGCCAACAGCGCGTCGCTGTCGTAGGCCTTGTCGCCCACGACGGCTCGCCCAGAGAGACCCCTCAAAAGCTCAATGGCCTGCGTGACGTGGTTCACTTCGCCCCCCGTCAGAACGTGGCGGACCAGCGTTCCTCTCTCGGATTCGATCGCATGGACCTTCGTCATGAGGCCGCCGCGTGAAGGTCCGAAGGCTTCGCGCCCGTTTCGCCCACTTTTCCCCGCGCACCGGCCGCCTGCGGGTGTGCCTTCACGATCGTGCTGTCGATCAGCAACAGCTCCGCGAGTCCGTGATCGGGCGCAAGCGCCTGCCGGAGAGCGTCCCATCGTCCGGCAACGGCCCACCCGCGAAAGCGCTGATTCGCCGTGCTCCAGTTGCCAAAAGCCTTCGGCAGTTCGCGCCAGGGAGCACCGGTTCGCAAAACCCAGGCGACCGCTTCGACGACACGACGGTCGTCTCTGCCGCGAGGCCCACGGCGATTTGCGCCTGACACCAGAGGCGCCAGCCTTGCCCGCTGTTCGTTTGTAAGGGTCCCCCGCTTCATGAGGAACAGCATGACGAGCAGCTGAACGGCTGTCCCGTGGGGCGCTTTGGACAGAACTGTCGACACGCTCTAGGCTCGCGCAATGGAACGCGTGATCGCCGCTGCCGTCCAGCTCACCTCCACCGAGGACCGTGCCCGGAACCTGCGGGAAGCGATGCGGTGGATCGACGAGGCCCATCGTCGCGGGGCCGGCTTCGTCGCGTTGCCCGAGAACGTCGACCTAATGGGCTCCGAGGAGGCGAAGATCGCGGGCGCCGAAGCTGTCGATGGGCCGACCTTCCAGGCGTTCGCGGCGCGCGCGAAGGCGCTCGGAATCTGGGTGCTGGCTGGCACGCTCGCGGAGCGGGCCTCACCCGGGCGAATCTTCAACACCAGCGTGCTCTACGATCCGGAGGGCGCCGCCGCTGCCGTCTACCGGAAGGTCCACCTCTTCGACGTCGACCTGGCCGACGGCGTCCGCTATCGCGAGAGCCGGGTGGTCGAGTCGGGCAGGGAGCTCGTCGTCGCCGAGGCGGGATTCGGCAGGGTGGGGCTGTCGATCTGCTACGACCTGCGCTTTCCCGAGCTGTTCCGGGCGCTTGCGCAAAAAGGGGCCGAGATTCTCGCCGTCCCGTCGGCCTTCACGCTCCACACCGGCAAGGACCACTGGGAGGTCCTTCTCCGCGCCCGAGCCATCGAGAACACTGCCTATGTGATTGCGCCGGCGCAGGTAGGTCGCCACGGAGCCGGCCGCACCACCTACGGAAACGCGATGATCGTGGATCCGTGGGGGGCGGTGATCGCCCGTTGCTCCGATGGCCCGGGCATCTGCCTCGCCGAGCTGTCCCCAGAGGTCCTCCTCAGGGTGCGGCGCGAGCTCCCGAGCCTCGGCCATCGGCGTGTCGGAGTCTCCGGCTCGTTCTCCGACACCGATCGCGGTTGACTTCGAGCTGAGGTGGGAGGTCTGACCACCTTTCGGCCTACCAGACGGGTCCGAATTTCGGCGCGGGTGGAGCGATCCGGCGTCTCGATTTCTGCGCACTCGAGAACGTAAGTTGCACGCCTTGTCAAAGGAAAACGTGCTTTCTTGACCCGAGGCACCTATTCCTGGCCTGTGGATAACCTGGAATTTGGTCGACGTCCCACTGAAGCGCTCTAGCCGGGCGCAAGATCGACGATCGCAGTGCCCGCGGCGGCCCTATGTCCTATCACTCGTTCATCGATCTGGGGCCATTCTGGAGAGCCGAAATAATTCACATATCGTAGGGTATGGTCATCACTATTTCCTTGACGCCGCCAATTGCAATCGAAAACGGCATCGAACTCGCCGTCTCGAGCCCGGGATGCCCCGGTCAGTTTGTCTGCGATGCAAATGTCAAGTGTTTCGATAGAGCTTGTTAGATTGGTGTTTCTTGGGTCAGCTACTGCGTCTGCTGTCAATAGATTTTGGCGTTTTGCGTCGTTTCTTTATCCGGCCACCGGCCTGATCTGAGGTTGCCCGCCGCTTGAAACGAGCGCCACGGCGACAGCCGCCGCCGCCGAAGGGCCCAGATCGACGCGAAGGAGGGCAGGGCGATCGGGCCATGGAGCTCGCAGTCGTCTCACTCCCGGCCGAGAGTTCCGACGGGGGCCTCGCATGCAGCCCGGTGGAGCTCGGTCTCCCGGGGCGCCCGCGCGTCGCGCCGTACCGCATCTCCCGAGCACGAAGCTCACACGTTTCACGCTCCCCGCGGTGCGGCGCGATCCCGGTGATCGACCGGTTCACATGCGCGCCGGCGGGCCGGGAGTAGGGGCTCGGGGGCCGTGATCTGCGGCGCGGCCCGAGCCCGGGGCTCAGGGGGCGTCCACTCGAAGTCGCGGTACCGGCGATTGAATCCCCTAGCGGCGTCCTCGACCTCGCGGCAAGGGCGTGGCCGACGCCGGTCGGGACGAGTCCGGCTCGAGATCTCGACCGGGTAGACGGTGGCAAGCTGCCGGCTCCTCCCGGTGCTCGAAACCCATGCCCCGCGGTGGTCGGCCGATCCCTGCGATTCAGCGGGATCGGCCGCGCACGAGCTTCAACCCTCGCGCATCAGGAGTAGGGCTCGTCGAGCACCCGACGGGAGCCGGTAGCGCTCCATGGCGATGGCCCCGGGACTGACGCCAAGGTCGGCTTCGAGCTCGGAAATCGCCGGCTCTTCCGAGCCCAGCATCGCAATGGCCAGACCGCCGGGGCGAACGTAGGGCTTGGCCAGCGCGAGCCACTCCCCGGGCGCCGCAAACGCCCGCGAAACCACGACGTCCGACGGTGCGATTCCCTCGCTCGCGGGATCGCCCTCGATCCGCAGATGGGCTGCTCGCGCATTCCGGAGGCCCAATCGCGCGATGACCGTCTTCAAGAAGAGCACCTTCTTCTCGGTGCGGTCGACCAGGAGGCACTCGACGTCCGGCCGGACGATGGCCAGCGGAATTCCGGGGAAACCGCCTCCCGTCCCGACGTCCAGCAGCTTGGCTCCATCGGGGACGTGGCGGCCGATGGCCAACGAGTCCAGGACGTGCAGCTCGGCAACCGCTGCGGGATCCTCGATCGCGGTCAGGTTGATCTTGCGGTTCCACTTGAGGAGCTCGGTGACGAAGGCCGCCAGCTTGTCCAAGGCCTCCGGGCCGACCTCCACTCCGAAGCTTCGACGAGCCTCGTCCACCACGGCTTTCAGGGCGATCTCCACAGGCTCCTCCACGGGACGGATCTCCAACCCACGTGTTTCATTGGCGAATCGGCAACGCACGGACGAAACCACAGATCTTCCACAGTTTGGGGAAAACGCCGCGTCGGTCGCCGTGAGGAGGTGCTTGCCACAGCTTGGCGTCGAGTTCCAGGGGAAGCCGGGAGCGTTTGTGCCCGGCGGGTCTCGGCCAGCTGGCTGGGCGGTTGTTCGCCCCGGAACTGGGCGGCACCGGCCCGGCATGTGTTCCTCGCCAACGCCTCGCGCGACTCCGTCGCAGCAGTCCCCCTCGCTTCCGCCGTTGGAGTCGTCCGTGGAGTACGCCCGCTTTCGCCGCGCGGCTCGTAGTCCCTCGAGGGTCCGCTCCCGACGGCGGGACCAGCAGTGCTGACGACTCGGGGTGACGTCGACGAGCTCCGCGTCTGACTCGAGGTGGCGCGCGGATACGTGGCCGTTGGCTGGCTCGCGCGGGGATGGCGAGCGCATAAATGCCGGTCGCGCTGCGCCCGCAAGGTCTGGCGTCGGGCAAGTTGGTTCAAAGGCACCCGGGTCGAACGCAAGAGCTTGAGGTTCGGGGTTGGCGGCAACCGAACTCCCGGTCCAGTCCAGACCCAGCTCGAGTCGACTTGGAGAGACCCCCTCCCGGCTGGAGCGTGGTGGAACCCGATTCGGGAGGCGCTGGAAGATCGGGGAGTCGCGTTCAAGGGACGGAGTTTGGCGAATCGCGCAACCCGTGAGCGCCGCTCGAGTCCGGGTGAGCTTTCCTCGGCCTCGCGCGGCGGGCTGCTGGAGGGGGAGGTTTGAAAGGTGATCGGACAGCCACGGCTGCCATTCTGCAGGGTGGACCGACGTCGAGCGGGATCGTGCAGGGTGGGGGAACCCGTCGCGGCAGGGTCACGGCTCTCGGATCGACAATTGCGTCGGTCCAGCGGGAGCCCCGACTCCCCGCGGATCGACCTGAGTGGAGCGCTCGGATTGACTCGACACCTACGGGCCGCGCTTGGACCGAGGCTGAACGGCAACGGAGCCCCTCAGATTCGCCCCCGCCGCCGGTCCGGAATGTCTCGGCGTTCGTTCGCCTGGGCAGTACGAGACCTCGAAGATCGGCGGGTTTGAGCGGGCCTCGCGTCGCGAACCCGGAGGTGCGTCGACATGCCCTCATCTCGGTAGAGCGAGACCCAAAGCTCTCCGCTACGGAGCGGAGTGGATGCTGGAGCAGGCCCGGAGTGCCCGAAACCGGCAGGGTCGGGAGAGCCCTGGTGCTGGGTGAAGCGGTGGTGTCACTTCGGCCCCAGGCCCGGAGCTGCGTCGACACCCGTCGGCCCTGGCCAGGTGGAGGCCAGAGGGCTCGACCGGTGGCCAATCCGACTCGTAGCGAGGTTGGACGGGCTCGCGTGGACCCGAGCGTTCGCATCGGGAGCTCGAAGCATGCGCCGGCGGTCACGATTGGCGTTCGATTCGAGCCGCGAGACTCGAATCGGATCGGGTTGCCTTCCAGGGCGGAGGACCCGGATTCGTAGCCCGCATTTCGGTATCCGGCGGGGCTCAATGGCGGCCAATTCGTGCTGGCCGGGTCGGTCCGGGTGGAGATCTGGGGTCCCTCAAACCACGGACATGGTGCCGGCAGGTCCTGCCGCTCTGAGTTCGAGCTCAAACTGGACCTGTCCTGCTCTGTCGAGGAGGGCGGGGTGGGGCTCTTCGAAGGGATGGCTTCACGGGAGCGCGCTCTTGGATTCCGAGAGCCCATTCGCTCGCTCGGCGAGCGTTCCACGTGAAACCCTCCGACGGAGGGGTCGTCGAACGCGTTGGCGGGTGACCGGCTCTGCGAACGCGGCCCACGAGATCGCGCCAGAGTTGGGAGCGCTAGCTCAACGGGGCGTCGCCCCCCGCACCTGGGATTGGTCGAGTCGCTGTGCCGATCGTCGGGCGAGGAGGTGTCCGAGACCGGTCGTTCAGATTGCCCTTCGAATCTCCGCCGGCTCGCGCCTAGGGGTACCGTGTCGCCTAGAGAATCGGGCCGCAATAGCGGGTCCCGACGAAGTCCGAGCGCTCTCAAACATCCAGCTGATCGACGGGCTGGAGGTCTCCGAGATGTGGCTGCGCGGCCGGAGAGGTTCCCGCTTCCAAGCGGGGCGGGCACCTTCGGATCCAGGCGCGACGGCTCGACTGGGCCTTGATGCGGGTTTCGCGCCGAATGCTGAAACCCTGCGCTCGGCCTTCCCGCCACATCCGAGAAGGCAGTTCCCAGTCCCCGGGGCTGAAGGGGACCGACTGGTCGGACTCCCTCGCCGAGTGATGCCGTCGGAGTGGGGCATCGGGGACAGTGGGCCCGATTGAGCGCCGACGATCTCCCAGGTGCGGCAGGGTCTGGGGTGTAGCCGGGATTGCCAGGGAAGCGGAGGGCAAGAGGGCGAGCGAAGGGGAGACTCGGCCCTCTCCGCTTGAGGGAGCGGCGAAGCCGAGATCCCCGGCGGCCGACGCTGCCGCCCGCCGAGGAAGGGACGGAGTCCGGCACGGCTCTTTGAAGCACTGGGTGCGGCCCGGAGGTCCGGCCGCCCGGAGCCAGGTCCGGGCCGGTAGAGGGCTCCCGGCGATCCCATCTGCGCAAACCGCCACGGCGCGGCGCAGGGAGGGCCGGCCGCATTCGCCTCCGACGCTCCCTCAGGGCCCGCCACGGTCGCGGCAAGAGGACCTCGGCATCCACCGCCAACGAGCGAGCTGATCGCGCTCCTTTGCCCAGGGGGAGGCCACCTGCTCCCCTTGTGGCCTCGTGGAAGCAGTGCGTTTGGAGCCTCGGCGCGACCAGAGCGATCCGCCCCGGCTCCCGCGCAGTGAGAGACTCCTTTTGCCAGGGGAACCCGATGAGCGGTCCGGAAGAGCGCGTCTCCCTCGGAGGGTTTGGGCTCTCCGAGACCGGTGGTGCCGGGAGAAGGAACCCAGCCCGTCGACGTTCGATGGTCCGATCGAGCGGCACACGAAAGCCGCCAACACGGCCCGACTCCTCCAGTTTCCCGGAGGCGAATCGCCTGGCTCCTACGTTCCACGTGGAACGAAGTGGCAATGTCGGGGGGATCCGCTATCGTAGGCCGGACGTGACATTAGGTGCATCGTCACGCTCCCAGGGATCCAACGAACGGCCCTTTGGCGTTGCCGGCTTCGTTGAACGCGTGGTACCAGACAGCTTCAGCGTCGGCCCCCACCGGTTCGTCAGACCGCCCAGCTGTAGGAAAGCGAGTAGCCCGTGACTCGAATCCTCTCGATTTCCAATCAGAAGGGTGGCGTCGGCAAGACCACGACGGCGGTGAACCTGGCAGCGTCGCTGGCCTCTGCGGAGCGCCGAACGCTGCTCGTCGACCTCGATCCCCAGGGGAACGCTGGCTCCGGCCTTGGCATCGCCCGCGACCAGGTCGAGCTCTCCATCTATGACGCCCTGGTCGGCGAGCGGCGCATCGACGAGGTCGTCCGACCGACCGAGTTTGGCTACCTGGACGTGGCGCCGGCGAGCCGGGACCTGGTGGGCGCCGAGCTCGAGCTCGTCAACGCGGACCGGCGCGAGTTCCGACTGCGGGACGCTCTTGCAGGGGTGCAGGGCTACGACTTCGTGATCGTCGACTGCCCCCCGAGCCTCGGTCTCCTCACCCTGAATTCCTTGACGGCGTCGACCTCCGTCCTGGTCCCCTTGCAGTGCGAGTACTACGCAATGGAAGGGCTCTCGGCGCTCATGTCGACGATCAATCTGGTCCGCCAGGGCCTGAATCCCGCCCTCGAGATCGAGGGGATCCTCCTCACGATGTTCGATCGCCGCACGACTCTGTCGGCGCAGGTCGTGAACGAGGTGCGGGGCTTCTTCGGCGACCAGGTCTTCCAGAGCGTGATTCCGAGGAACGTCCGACTCTCCGAGTCGCCGAGCTTCGGCAAGCCGATCCTGCTCTACGACATCGAGTCCGCTGGCGCTCAGGGCTACCTCGCTCTTGCGCAGGAGCTGCTGGCGAAGAGCGACGCTCCTTCGGGCGAGCCGAAGTCGGCGGCGGTGGGCTGAGCGAGGGGGCTTCGACCCAAGGCGCATCGCGCTCGCGCGCCTGGATCTTCAGCGAGCCAACTTTGAGGAGGGCGGTCTCGAGCAATGGAAATCGCGCGCGACAAGGCGAGTCGACTGGGCCGGGGATTCTCGGCGCTCCTTCCGAATGCAGGGCCCCAGGTGCCGGGCACTGAGCCGGCACGGCCGGCGAGCGGCGTGGTGAACCTCGCCATCGAGGAGATCGCGCCGGACAAGAGCCAGCCCCGACGCCGCTTCGAGGAAGCGAAGATCGAGGAGCTCGCCGCCTCGATCCGGACCAAGGGTGTGATCCAGCCGATCCTGGTTCGGCGGGATGGTGACCAGTACCGGATCATCGCCGGCGAGCGGCGTTGGCGCGCCTCGCAGCGGGCGGGGATGAAGTTCGTCCCCGCGCTGGTGAAGGAGGTCACCGAGCGTCAGGCCTTCGAGCTCGCGCTCATCGAGAACATCCAGCGCGAAGACCTTAACGCGGTGGAGGAGGCCGAGGCCTACCGACGGCTGATCGACGAGCACGGGCTCACGCAGGAAGGCTGCGCGGAGCGGGTGGGGAAGGATCGCTCCTCGATCGCCAACTCCCTCCGCCTCCTTCGGCTGCCGGACGACATCAAGGAGGCCCTGACCGAGGGCGAGCTCAACATGGGGCACGCCCGTGCCCTACTGGGTCTGGCAGACGAAGCCGCTATGAAGCGGGCCGCGAAAGAGGTGGCGTCGAAGAGCCTCTCGGTGCGGCAGACCGAGCAGCTCGTCCGCAAGCAGAAGGAGTCCGGCGGCGAGTCCAAGGCGGGTGAACCCGTTGTGAAGCCGGATAACACTGCGCAGGTCCGCTCGGTCGAAGAGAGGCTGCAGCGTGCGCTGGGTACGAAGGTCCGGCTGACGGACAAGGGCAAGGGTCGCGGCCGACTCGAGATCGAGTTCTTCTCCTACGAGGAGCTCGACCGGTTGCTCGCGGTGATGATGGGGCAGTGATACCCGGGTCGGACCCGGCCCGGTCGGTCCGATGTTCCGGACCGTTCGGCGTCGGGGTCTCCTGGAGGCGAGGTAGATGGCGATGTCGCGGCGAGAAGAAACGTCGAATCCTGGCTCGATCAACGCAGTCCTCGGGCGGGGCAGCTCGTTCGAGGGGAAGCTCAACTTCGAAGGAACGGTCCGGATCGAAGGCAAGTTCGGCGGCGAGATCCACACGTCGGACACCCTGGTGATCGGCGAGGGTGCCGAGGTGAAGGCCGAGATCTTCGCTGGCACCGTGATCGTTTCCGGCGGGAGGGTCACCGGGAACATTCGGGCGAAGACGTTGATCGAGCTCGAGAAGGAGGCCCGGGTGTACGGCAGCCTCGAGAGCCCGGCCGTCAAGATCGACCGAGGCGTGATCTTCGAGGGCACGTGCAAGATGGAGAAGCTCGACGAGCCCAAGCTGAAGCCGGTCGCTTCGGTGGAGAAGGCCTAGGCGGCCGGGCAGGCGAGGCCCCGAGCGCGCCCATATGAAGAAGTCAGGTGAGCGAGCTTCGACAGGCTCGTTCGCCGGCACGGTCCAGCCGGGGGAAGAAGCCCGAGGCCGGGGCCGTTCTCGGCGTCAGGCATGCACACCTGTTTCGGGCGGATTTACGAGGCCCGGGGGCGGACCTGGGCGGTCGGGTCTTGGAAGTGGACCAGGGGTCTACGTTCCTCCCGCGGCCTGCCTCGCCTCCCAGATCGGTCTTTTCCGGCCGGCGCCGGCTCGATCGGTCGAACCGGGTCCAACCCGGCGTGCAGACGAAGCTTTTTGGAAATCCGGCCGTAGGGGTTCGTCCTTGACCGAACATCCGTCTCCGTGCTATGTGCCGCGTCCTTTTTCCGGGCGTTCGCCGCGCGGAAACCGTCGCGCAACGTCGCCCTGGAGGAATCCTTGATTGAGTCGTCGATCGCTCGGCGGTACGCACGGGCCCTGTTCGAATCGGTAGGCGCCGAGTTCGCCCGCGTAGGCAGCGAGCTCGAGAGCGTCGCGCGCAGCTTCAAGGATCAGCCCGAGCTGACGGCGTTTCTCTCCGATCCCAGCGCATCGCGTGAGAGCCGCCGGACCTTCCTCGACGCGGTGATCTCGAAGACGGGCCTCCATCCCATGGCGGGGAACCTGCTTCGGCTCCTCGACGATCGCGGTCGCCTCCTCGACCTGCCCGCCATCGCCGCTGCCTACAGCGGGATGGTGGACGAGCACGAGGGCCGGGTGCGAGCCGAGGTCACGACCGTCGACGGGCTCGGCTCGGAGCTGGCGGAGCAGCTGAAGAAGGCGCTCAGCTCCGCGACCGGCAAGCAGGTCGAGCTGTCGACGCACAGCGATCCGGGGATCCTCGGCGGCATGATCGCCCGGGTTGGAAACACCGTCTTCGACGGCAGCCTTCGCAGCCAGCTCGAGCGCATGAAGCGCGAGCTGGTGGGCCAGCCGTAACGAACCTTCTTTCGTGATTCGTCGCGCCGCCCCGAGCGGTGCGAGTGGAGAGACAGCATGGACATCCGAGCCGACGAGATCAGCCGGATCATCAAGCAGCAGATCCAGGAGTACGGCAAGAAGGTCGAGGTCTCCGAGACCGGGACGATCCTCTCGGTCGGCGACGGTATCGCCCACGTCCATGGGCTCTCCGGCGCGATGGCCGGCGAGCTCGTCGACATGCCGGGCGGCACCCGCGGCATGGTGCTGAACCTCGAAGACAGCAACGTCGGCGTCGCCATCATGGGCGAGTTCGGCCACATTCGCGAAGGCGACGTGGTGAAGCGGACCGGCCGCATCGCCGAGGTGCCCGTCGGCAAGGGCCTCGCGGGTCGCGTGGTGAACGCGCTCGGTGAGCCGCTCGACGGGAAGGGCCCGATCGAGGCGACCGAGATGCGCCGCGTCGAGGTCAAGGCTCCCGGCATCATCGCCCGTGAGTCGGTGAAGCAGCCGATGCAGACCGGCATCAAGGCGATCGACGCCATGATCCCCATCGGACGCGGCCAGCGCGAGCTGATCATCGGCGACCGCCAGACCGGCAAGACCACGGTGGCGGTGGACGCGATCCTCAACCAGAAGGGCCAGGGCGTCTACTGCATCTACGTGGCCATCGGCCAGAAGCAGTCGACGGTCGCGCAGGTGGTGGAGCGGCTCCGCATCGGTGGCGCCCTCGAGTACACCACCGTGGTCGCGGCGAACGCCTCCGACCCCGCGCCGCTGCAGTTCCTCGCCCCCTACGCCGGCGTGGCGATGGGTGAGTACTTCCGCGACAACGGCATGCACGCGCTGATCGTCTATGACGATCTCTCCAAGCAGGCCGTCGCCTACCGCCAGCTCTCGCTGCTCCTCCGCCGTCCCCCGGGACGCGAGGCCTACCCCGGCGACGTCTTCTATCTCCACTCCCGCCTCCTCGAGCGCGCCTCGAAGCTCTCGAAGGCCCTCGGCGGCGGCTCGCTGACGGCGCTGCCGATCATCGAGACCCAGGCGGGCGACGTCTCGGCGTACATCCCCACCAACGTGATCTCGATCACCGACGGGCAGATCTACCTCGAGTCGGACCTCTTCTTCTCGGGCGTCCGTCCGGCCATCAACGTGG
The Vulgatibacter incomptus DNA segment above includes these coding regions:
- the arsC gene encoding arsenate reductase (glutaredoxin) (This arsenate reductase requires both glutathione and glutaredoxin to convert arsenate to arsenite, after which the efflux transporter formed by ArsA and ArsB can extrude the arsenite from the cell, providing resistance.); its protein translation is MTMIFHNPNCGTSRKTLALLRERGIEPTVIEYLKTPPSREELSELIAALGIPVRALLRRKESLYAELGVDDPKWSDAELIAFIAEHPILMERPVVVTPKGARLCRPAETLLEVLD
- a CDS encoding IS5 family transposase — translated: MGRSPAGACARSRTRGAVADRQHDREGTPAGGRCAGKSGRNGREAFGPSRGGLMTKVHAIESERGTLVRHVLTGGEVNHVTQAIELLRGLSGRAVVGDKAYDSDALLARIEAQGMAAVSPSRSNRKAARPLDAATYWARNVIERLFGRLKVFRRIATRYDKTAASYGSFLALASSLVLLSGWEA
- a CDS encoding carbon-nitrogen hydrolase family protein, with the translated sequence MERVIAAAVQLTSTEDRARNLREAMRWIDEAHRRGAGFVALPENVDLMGSEEAKIAGAEAVDGPTFQAFAARAKALGIWVLAGTLAERASPGRIFNTSVLYDPEGAAAAVYRKVHLFDVDLADGVRYRESRVVESGRELVVAEAGFGRVGLSICYDLRFPELFRALAQKGAEILAVPSAFTLHTGKDHWEVLLRARAIENTAYVIAPAQVGRHGAGRTTYGNAMIVDPWGAVIARCSDGPGICLAELSPEVLLRVRRELPSLGHRRVGVSGSFSDTDRG
- the rsmG gene encoding 16S rRNA (guanine(527)-N(7))-methyltransferase RsmG is translated as MEEPVEIALKAVVDEARRSFGVEVGPEALDKLAAFVTELLKWNRKINLTAIEDPAAVAELHVLDSLAIGRHVPDGAKLLDVGTGGGFPGIPLAIVRPDVECLLVDRTEKKVLFLKTVIARLGLRNARAAHLRIEGDPASEGIAPSDVVVSRAFAAPGEWLALAKPYVRPGGLAIAMLGSEEPAISELEADLGVSPGAIAMERYRLPSGARRALLLMREG
- a CDS encoding ParA family protein, which produces MTRILSISNQKGGVGKTTTAVNLAASLASAERRTLLVDLDPQGNAGSGLGIARDQVELSIYDALVGERRIDEVVRPTEFGYLDVAPASRDLVGAELELVNADRREFRLRDALAGVQGYDFVIVDCPPSLGLLTLNSLTASTSVLVPLQCEYYAMEGLSALMSTINLVRQGLNPALEIEGILLTMFDRRTTLSAQVVNEVRGFFGDQVFQSVIPRNVRLSESPSFGKPILLYDIESAGAQGYLALAQELLAKSDAPSGEPKSAAVG
- a CDS encoding ParB/RepB/Spo0J family partition protein; this encodes MEIARDKASRLGRGFSALLPNAGPQVPGTEPARPASGVVNLAIEEIAPDKSQPRRRFEEAKIEELAASIRTKGVIQPILVRRDGDQYRIIAGERRWRASQRAGMKFVPALVKEVTERQAFELALIENIQREDLNAVEEAEAYRRLIDEHGLTQEGCAERVGKDRSSIANSLRLLRLPDDIKEALTEGELNMGHARALLGLADEAAMKRAAKEVASKSLSVRQTEQLVRKQKESGGESKAGEPVVKPDNTAQVRSVEERLQRALGTKVRLTDKGKGRGRLEIEFFSYEELDRLLAVMMGQ
- a CDS encoding bactofilin family protein, with the translated sequence MSRREETSNPGSINAVLGRGSSFEGKLNFEGTVRIEGKFGGEIHTSDTLVIGEGAEVKAEIFAGTVIVSGGRVTGNIRAKTLIELEKEARVYGSLESPAVKIDRGVIFEGTCKMEKLDEPKLKPVASVEKA
- the atpH gene encoding ATP synthase F1 subunit delta, whose translation is MIESSIARRYARALFESVGAEFARVGSELESVARSFKDQPELTAFLSDPSASRESRRTFLDAVISKTGLHPMAGNLLRLLDDRGRLLDLPAIAAAYSGMVDEHEGRVRAEVTTVDGLGSELAEQLKKALSSATGKQVELSTHSDPGILGGMIARVGNTVFDGSLRSQLERMKRELVGQP
- the atpA gene encoding F0F1 ATP synthase subunit alpha — protein: MDIRADEISRIIKQQIQEYGKKVEVSETGTILSVGDGIAHVHGLSGAMAGELVDMPGGTRGMVLNLEDSNVGVAIMGEFGHIREGDVVKRTGRIAEVPVGKGLAGRVVNALGEPLDGKGPIEATEMRRVEVKAPGIIARESVKQPMQTGIKAIDAMIPIGRGQRELIIGDRQTGKTTVAVDAILNQKGQGVYCIYVAIGQKQSTVAQVVERLRIGGALEYTTVVAANASDPAPLQFLAPYAGVAMGEYFRDNGMHALIVYDDLSKQAVAYRQLSLLLRRPPGREAYPGDVFYLHSRLLERASKLSKALGGGSLTALPIIETQAGDVSAYIPTNVISITDGQIYLESDLFFSGVRPAINVGLSVSRVGGSAQIKAMKQVAGTMRIELAQFRELAAFAQFGSDLDKATQESLARGERLVEVLKQGQHQPLPVEKQVIQLYAATAKDANGVGWIRNVPVDSVKRYMEELTAFMDSSFPDVAKLIAEKKELNAEVKGALDKALVAFADVFEA